The following are encoded together in the Cohaesibacter gelatinilyticus genome:
- the smpB gene encoding SsrA-binding protein SmpB — protein MAKKKKQDPNNRVVAENRKARHNYEIGEVVEAGLQLTGTEVKSLRTGKANIAESYASEENGEIVLINSHIEEYVQGNRFNHNPRRPRKLLLHKREIHKMVNAVQRDGMTIVPLKMYFNDKGIAKLAVAVCRGKKAYDKRQDAKKRDWQRDKARLMRERG, from the coding sequence ATGGCTAAGAAAAAGAAACAAGATCCGAATAACCGTGTCGTCGCGGAAAATCGGAAGGCAAGACATAATTACGAGATTGGTGAAGTGGTCGAGGCCGGTTTGCAACTAACCGGCACCGAGGTCAAAAGCCTGCGTACAGGCAAAGCCAATATCGCCGAGTCTTATGCCTCTGAGGAAAATGGCGAGATTGTCCTGATCAATTCCCATATTGAGGAATATGTACAGGGCAATCGCTTTAATCATAATCCGCGGCGTCCACGTAAACTGCTTTTGCACAAGCGCGAGATCCACAAGATGGTCAATGCTGTTCAACGGGATGGCATGACCATTGTTCCGCTCAAGATGTATTTTAATGATAAAGGCATTGCCAAGCTTGCTGTCGCTGTCTGCCGCGGTAAAAAAGCTTATGACAAGCGTCAGGATGCCAAGAAACGCGACTGGCAGCGTGACAAGGCTCGCCTAATGCGCGAACGCGGTTAA